The region TGGCAATGCCAGTAAAAATAATATAAAAATTGACCAAAATTTACCTATTGCTTTGTCCAATAATAACAACAAAGTTCTCATCTTTTTTGCAGCTATACCAGTTGGCATATGATCGCTATAGACCAAACTATCATAATCCACTAATAACCAAATCAAAAAAGAAAACGCAAATATACTAAAAATGATATCTACATATCTATTCTTCTCCAAATTCATCTTGAATATAATTTATTAGTTCCACACCTGTATGTGACGCAATCCATTGCACCATATCTCGATCAAAACCAATGTTTTTTAGGTTCCTAACAACATTAGCCGGATTTGTGCTTACAGCATTGGTTGTTTTTTTTGGGGCATATACTCCACATCAAAACTTAGATGGCCTTGTACTGGCATATAGATAAAATTTTATTGCTATTGCTATTGCTCTCCCTCACTCAAAACTTCTACCTCACCGCTTATTACTTTGCGGTTTTCGTTTATCCTTATATTGGAAAACTTTACTGATTTTTTTAACTTATTTATAATCCCCATCTCAACCTCTCCGTAACCAGAATATCCATCTTTTGTAGAAGTTATTTTTTCTATATATACATTATTACCATTGTAAATGAACATATTCCCAGGAGCCAATATAATATTTCTATTATCATCGTTAATTATAGGTTCATCTTTTAATAGGCCTCTAATAGTACGATAAACAAATGGAACAGCTAAAACTGAAAAAATCATTACTGTAAAAAACTTCCCCCCTATTTCATACAAAAAATTAGTAATGACAATCATAAGTTTTGCGGCTTTCCCTGTAGGCATAAAATCAGGTTGTAAAAACCTATCAAAGTCAACAAACATCCATATTAAAGTAGCAATAACAATAATGCTAATGAGGCTATCTACAATTAACTTCCACTTTTTTCTAAAAAAGTTCTTATTCATAATAGTTCAATATATACTCTGTTAATTCTACACCAGTATGGGAGCCTATCCACTCAACCATATCTTGATCAAAACCTATAGCTTTCATGTTTTTAACCATATTATCTGGAGATGCTAATAAAGCATTTTTTAATTTAATGGATATGTATGAATTATTTTTTAATAATCCCTTAGATACAACATTCATTAAGAGATTTATTCCGCAAGTTTGCGCAATATTAGCTATGTTGAACTCATTATCTTGTAATGCTACAATAGTTGCTTGCCGAAAACAGCCTACACCTACTTGTAACTTCCAGCCAGATAATAAGCTCTCAGCACCACTATATACAACCTGTCCATAATCAACATCATTCAAGCCCTCTTCAAATGTATTTCCTTTCAATGCTTCAATTCCTACTTGTAAAGTCATATCCACTATAATGCCTGTAGCAAATTTACTTCCGTAAACAATGGCATTTTTCCCGGCTGCATAAGTACCCAAAGTTACAATAGAAAACCCTAAATCTGCCAATGTGGTTACATCATCAATTATCTGAGCTCGTTCTTCTTTTTGCAACAACCAATGCAACAAATAAGCTGGTACCACAGCTACATCTTCATTTACATTAAGACTTGATGGCAACAAAACAGAAAATTTTGTGGCCATTATTCCAACATATTCAAATTGATCCAAAGTCATAAGTAAATGCTCTTCCTGAAAGATAGAAACCCAATCGTTCGTAGATTTAATTTTTATTTTACACGTACTAAAAATCTTTTCAGATTGAAAAATTATGTCGGGACCCAATGTTTCTTCCCATTCCAATAATTTAACATAAGTTTCTCCATTATAATTAAATTCTGGTATCATGATGGAATTAATATCAGGGGGCAAGACATCTTTTTGTATTTGGGCAATTTTCAGAATAAACTCTTTCTGGTGGTCTTCATCAAAACTCTCTATATATTCTGGTATGGTGCAATTGTAATTTAAAAGATGTAGCACAAGTTGTTGTTTATCATCTTGCCCTTCTATAGTTTCAACAATGTCAAGTATCTTTTGCTGATACCCTTCAGGTTTTTCTTCAACTAACGCATCCATCCATTTTGTTTTGAAGGCAAGGTTAAAATAGTTTTGAGCCTCGGCAGGTAGAATACTGATAATTTTCAACATCTTACCAGGGCTGTCTTCTATGTCAAAAATTGATGGGTAGTTATTTATTTGTTGCTTATAACTATCGATATCTGGATACAAATAATCCATAAAGTCGTCAAAATGTTCATTATTGACCCTAACACGGAAAAAGTCATTATAATCAACCATTGTCATATAACCCTCTTCCTCAGGGTCTTCATTCCAACCTGTTTGGATAGAGAACTCTCCTTGCTTCTTAAAATAAAAAACAATTTTCGTGTATGACTTATTATCTGGCAATACCATATCATTGGCAAATAAAGACCATGATCCTGAATAGTCAAGTGATAAATTATTTAGATGTGCCCATCTGAACTCCTCTATCTTTTCTCTCAACATCCACGGATCCCGGGTTTCCCCCTCTTCCACCTCCTCAAATATATGCCAACCGCCTTCGGGGTTGTGGATCAGGTCCCATTGGTATTTCCAAGTGAGCAGGAAAACCCATCGTCAATGATGCTTTTATACAGGCTTTTATCAAAGAACGTCGTGCGTTAAACACACTTTCAAATATATAAAAATCGGCCATACTTTTTCTTTCAATTGAAAAGTTCAATTGAAAAAAAAAGACCACAGGTTTATTTTTTAAAAGAAAAACAAAAAAAAAGAAAGCCATACCACAAGGTAAGGCGGAAAGGGCTGTCAAGGCTGACGGCAAAAGAGTTTTACCATAAAAATCAATTTCTTAAAACTGTTTTGCCGGAACTTGTCTTGGCCTTTACTGCCCTTGAAGCCGGCTTAAATTGGGCTTCCTTTTTTTGCTTTCCGGAAGTCAAAAACTGCTTTGTTTCAAGTCGCTAACCTGCTGAACAATGGTAACTTGTGCGTAAGGAAAAAGTGCCTACAGCAAGCGGTGGGAAAGCGGATGCAATAAGTGAAGTGAGGAACGAACGAAACGGGTTGCAGACGCTGTGCAGCGATAGCGAGCCGCCTGCGAGTAGAGCAAGGGTGGCGCAAAAGAAAGCCTGACGAAGGAAGGCGGTTTGTGCCATACGAAGGGCAATAAAACAAACGGAGTTACCAATAAAATCAATTATGTCACGAGGCTTGTTTTTTGCCCGTAGTAGGCGCCTACCTGCCGGAGGCATTTAAAAAAGTCGCCGTTACCCGCAGCGACCAGCAGGCTCGCTTAACTCGGGCAGCGGTTGGCTGTGACTGCGATGTGGAGTTTACGGAACATGGCAGGCGCAGACAAAGGAGCTGCCAATGAGGAAGATTGAGGAACGCAAAAAACATGACAAGCTCGGATCCGCCAGCTGGCGGAGGAGACCCGCAGGGCGGCACAGCGCTTTTTTATTCAATTGAAAAAAATAAAATGTCATAAAAATGTGCTGTGACGGCTTGGCCATGGCTTTTTGCTGACGAGTGATGACGAATACCGCTTTTCCGGATTCCCGATACGTTGCACTATCGGGACAGGCTGTGCGGTGGGGTTTCTAATATTCCAAAGGTTCTCGTTTTACATGACGAACTCTTAAAATCTGGATATTTTCATCAGTAATTTTATATGCAACCCTGTAATTATACAATTCAAAAGCTCTATAGTTACCTTTATTGTTAGTTTTGAACTTATCTGCCGGATATCTATGTGGTTGTTCCTGTATTTTATCAACTGTATCTAAAATACCATCTCTTACAGTGATTGCGCCTTGGTAAGATTCTTTTAATATTTTATTATAGGCTTTCTTTAATTGGGTTTTTGCCTCTTTGTCCCATATAACAGGCAATTGTTTATTTGTTACCATCCCTTTGCTTCTTCTCTTAACGATTCTTGTGTGATGAATTGCCCTTTATTTATCCTCTCTTCTGCTTCTTCCAGTTCTTTGTTGTACTGAGCCACAGAAATTCGGTTTGACTTTTCTGCTGCTTTATCCAAAAAAGATTTCATCATTGACAACATTGATTCTTTTTGTGCTTGAGAAAGCATGCTATAATAAAATTTAAACTCCTGATTTAATGTTTGTTCTTTCATCGCTCCTAATTTCATAGTTCTTTACAAATTTAACGATTAATAGTTACTTTCTGTTTCATTTCAACGGATGATATTTTTCTAACTCTTTCTGCAGATCTTCTAAATTGTCCGTTCTGTAACGCTCTGTGCTGCTTACGTACTTGTGTCCGGCCATGTATTGCACTTCCCGTAAATTGTAATGTTGCAACCAATTTGTAATGACCGATGCCCTGATTTGTGCTATGTTTTTTAACCGTGGTTCGTAGCGGTTTATCATTGCTTTTATTCTCGACATTCCCCGGATCAATCGTTTTTTGTGGAACAAATAGTTTCCTTCAATATCTTCATTTAAAGACTTTCTTTCTGTTAAAAGATATTCGTGCAAGGGCAGTATTTGAAAGGGTTTTAGCTCTAAAATACGTTTATTGGTTCGTCGGGTCGATGGGATATAAATTTTGCCTTTGTCCAATTGTAAATGATTGATTTCCAATTTTACCAGTTCGGAGATCTGTAAGCCCCTGGTATATTTTTAATCCCAAAACAACATGATAGGTTTTCAACGTATTTTCGTGCGTCCAGTGGTTGCGGCTTTCGGGGAACTTTTGATATATTTCATCGAGCTGTTTTTGGGTAAACAGATCGTGCGGTACCGTGCGCTGTACGCCTTTTAACCGAACGTTTTCTGCAATATTCGGCAAGCCTTTAAATTCCAGGTAATAACCGATTTTCTTTAACTCTAAATTGATGGTTTTTGCTTGTATGCTTTGGCCTTTTCGATAGCGGATGTACTGCATTAATTGCTCATTATCAAAACTTTCAACTGAAAGAGATAGTTCATACAAATAAAGTTTAAACTTCTTTTCAATGAAAGAACCGTAATCACCGGCCGTGCTTATGGCAAAGCCTTTTTTAACCAGGTATTGTTTAAAATGCTGATTCATTGACTAAATGGGTGTATTTCTGCGTTGTTTCAATCGACTTGTGCCCAAGGAACAAAGCAATGTTTTCTAACCGCATGCCGTCCTGTAAAAGATGCGTGGCAATGGAGTGCCGTAAAATGTGCAGCCCAAAGGTTTTCTGTTTTAGTTTTTCGTCGTTTGTTTGGTTTTTCAGTAGTTGCAAACGGTTGTACATGCCTTGCCGGCTCCACCGCTTTCCGCGACGGCTCAAAAGCAACGCCTCGTTTTTTTGCCTGTTTAAAAGTTCATTTCGTTGATGGAAAATGTATTCCTGCAGATCGGCTTTAACCTGCCTGCCCATGGGAATGTAACGCTGCCTGTAGCCTTTTCCTTGTCTGACGTAGAGTAAATTCTTATCAAAAAGCAGATCGCTGATGTTCAGCGCTGCGCCTTCGCTTGCCCGTAACCCGCAACCGTAATAGATCCCGAGCATGGCCGTATCTCTTTGGCGGTATAAATTATCCCGGTCTTTTGCAGCTTTGTACAAAGCTTGTATTTCCGGTTTGGTCAGATATGTGGCGGTTTCTGTTGTTTTCAGCAGTTCGGGTTTAATGGCGATGTTGGCCACTCCTGTGAGTTGTAGATATTTACTCAAAAGCCGCAGCGTGGTAATGTGTTTGTTGATGTAACCTGCACTCAGGCTGCCCGATCGGTTGC is a window of Salinivirga cyanobacteriivorans DNA encoding:
- a CDS encoding type II toxin-antitoxin system RelE/ParE family toxin; translation: MVTNKQLPVIWDKEAKTQLKKAYNKILKESYQGAITVRDGILDTVDKIQEQPHRYPADKFKTNNKGNYRAFELYNYRVAYKITDENIQILRVRHVKREPLEY
- a CDS encoding tyrosine-type recombinase/integrase, encoding METLNYNPHTVKLGYWNTKEFLSFLEQNQTNHFRNFKTGQIKSYLDYLQHRPNCNRSGSLSAGYINKHITTLRLLSKYLQLTGVANIAIKPELLKTTETATYLTKPEIQALYKAAKDRDNLYRQRDTAMLGIYYGCGLRASEGAALNISDLLFDKNLLYVRQGKGYRQRYIPMGRQVKADLQEYIFHQRNELLNRQKNEALLLSRRGKRWSRQGMYNRLQLLKNQTNDEKLKQKTFGLHILRHSIATHLLQDGMRLENIALFLGHKSIETTQKYTHLVNESAF